The stretch of DNA CATATTCCTTACCGGCGAGTACCACCAGAGGCACATCGTGTTCGATGTAGTCTCGGGACGCCTCAAAAATGGTGGTCGGCTTCTGATCGAGGAAATCGTAGGTGAAACCGCCCGGAGTGACCTCTTCTCCCACGGACGCGAGCAACTGGTTGCGCAGTCGGATATTGCCGAACGTGCCACGTACCATGACTTCATGATTGCCTCGACGGGAACCATAGGAGTTGAAGTTCTTCGGTTCAACGCCACGGTCGGTCAGGTACTTGCCAGCAGGACTGGATGCCTTGAACGCGCCGGCCGGAGAAATATGGTCGGTGGTCACGGAATCACCGAGCAGTGCGAGCACGCGGGCGCCATGAATGTCTTCGACGGGATCCGGTGTGGCCTTCATGCCGTCGAAGAACGTCTGCTTACGCACGTAGGTGGAATCCTCATTCCATGCGAACAGTTCGCCTTCGGGAACGTCAAGTCCTTTCCAACGGCGGTCGCCTTCGAATACGGAAGCGTAATCCTTCAGGAACATCTCACGGCTGACGGTACCATCCACCACGGCGGCGACTTCGACATTGGTGGGCCAGATGTCCTTCAGATACACGTCGTTGCCGTCCGCATCGGTACCGAGCGGCTGGGTTTCAAAATCGAAATCCATGGTGCCGGCAAGCGCGTAGGCGATGACGAGCGGAGGGGATGCCAGGTAGTTCATCTTGACGTCCGGGCTGATGCGGCCTTCGAAGTTGCGGTTGCCCGACAGCACTGAGGTGACGGTCAGATCGTTGGCGTTGATGGCTTCGGAGATTTCCGGCAGCAGGGGGCCGGAGTTGCCGATGCAGGTGGCGCAGCCGAAACCGACCAGCTGGTAGCCGAGCGCGTCGAGATCGTCTTGCAAGCCAGCCGCCTTAAGATAGTCGGCCACAACCTGGGAGCCCGGTGCGAGCGAGGTCTTGACCCACGGCTTGGGCTTCAAACCCTTGGCATGCGCGTTGCGTGCAATCAAACCGGCTGCGATCATCACGGACGGATTGGATGTGTTCGTGCACGAGGTGATGGATGCGATTGCCACATCACCGTTGGTGATGTCGAATTCACCACGGAAGTCGGTGGAAACGGCAACCGGCTCCTGCACGGTCTTATCCGTTTCGTACGCGGGCAATGTTTCGGCGAATTTCGCTTTGGATTCAGACAGTTTGATGCGATCCTGCGGGCGTTTCGGGCCTGCGATCGACGGCACGACAGTACCGAGGTCGAGTTCCAGGTATTCGGAATACTGCGGTTCGACGTAGTTTGGATCGGTGGTGTCGCCCCACAGCTTGTTTGCCTTGGCATACGCTTCGACCAATGCGATCTGTTCTTCGGAACGGCCGGTCAAGCGCAGATAGTCGAGAGTGACGCCGTCGATTGGGAAAATGCCGCAGGTGGAGCCGAATTCCGGACCCATGTTGCCGATGGTGGCGCGGTTAGCCAGCGGCACCGAGGCGATGCCATCACCGTAGAATTCCACGAATTTGCCGACTACACCATGCTGGCGAAGCATATCGGTGATGGTCAGCACCACGTCGGTGGCGGTGACGCCTTCAGGAATGGAACCGGTAAGCTTGAAACCGACAACACGCGGCACCAGCATGGAGATCGGCTGTCCAAGCATGGCCGCTTCGGCTTCAATGCCGCCAACGCCCCAACCGAGCACGCCCAAGCCATTGACGGTGGTGGTGTGCGAGTCAGTGCCCACGCAGGAATCAAGATAGGCAAGAGTCTTGCCACCGTTTTCTTCGACCTTGGTCATGATGACCTTGGCGAGATATTCGATATTGACCTGGTGGATGATGCCCGTTCCCGGCGGTACCACGCGGAAGTTCCTGAATGCCTGCTGACCCCAACGCAGGAACTGGTACCGTTCGCCGTTGCGCTGGTATTCGATGTCCATGTTTTGTTCGACCGCGTCGGCGATGCCATACTTGTCGATCTGCACAGAATGGTCGATGACCATGTCGGACTGCACCTGCGGGTTGATGGCCTCCGGGTCTCCCCCAAGATCCTTGACCGCATCACGCATGGTGGCAAGATCCACAATGCAGGGCACGCCGGTGAAATCCTGCATGACCACACGGGACGGGGTGAACTGGATCTCATGGCTCGGCTGTGCAGCCGGATCCCAATCCAACAGTGCCTTGACATGATCATCCGTAATGTTGGCGCCATCGATGTTACGTACCAGGTTCTCGACGAGAACCTTCAACGAATACGGCAGATGATCGATGCCCGGCAGATCTGCGATGCGGTAATATTCATAATCCTTGCCGTCCACCTTCAAGGTGTCGAGCTGGTCGTCGCGCACAGACATGCTACCTCCGAGCTTCTTGGCTGTATAACACAGCTGATTATTCGTTGCCTACGATACAGCCAAGTTAATTCAGCTCTGGCGTGTCTTCTTAAAGTATGGGACAATGCTCAGAATTTTCGGCACCAAACGCAAACACACCAAGAACACGAGCGCCGAAAGCACCATTGCCACCGTCGTCGCAGCCAGCATCTGCCCGGTCGGCACCACCAGCGCGAAGAAATTCGCCACCGGTTTTACGAGCATGCCCCCGAATCCAATTGCGGCAAAGGCCAATACCAATATGCCACGCCACGAATGCAACGGCTTTGCCACCCGCGCAAGCACGAACACTCCCATCATGAGCAGAATAATCGCGTTGATGCCACGCAGCATCGCCAACTGCGCACCCGAATCCTGCACATTCCACTTCATGAATATCGGCAGCAGCCACGACGTGGACAAAATCGACAATCCGACCGCCACACCGCAGGGCACAGCAAAATGCAGCACACGTTTCAGGAATCCTGGAATATAACGACGCGTATTCGGAGCCAACGCAAGAATGAATGCCGGCATGCCGATCGTCAATCCTCCCACATATGTGATGTGGCGAGGCAGATACGGAAATGGTATCTGCGTCAACACCACGCCCAACGAAATCAGTGCGGAATACACGGTTTTCACAAGGAATAGGCTTGCCACACGTTCCATATTGGCCATGACCTGACGCCCCCGCGCCACCACATCGGGCAGATGTGAGAATTTCGAATCGACAAGCACCACCTGCGCCACGGCCTTGGTGGCGGGCGCAGCATTGCCCATCGCAATACCCAGATCTGCCTCTTTGATGGCGAGCGCGTCGTTCACGCCGTCGCCGGTCATCGCCACCACATGCTCACCCGCATGTAATGCCTCCACGATCGCCTTTTTCTGATCGGGCAGCACACGCCCAAGCACATCCACGTTTTCCAGTACTTGTGCCAGTTCCGTAATGTCGGCGGGCAGCTCGCGCGCGTCCATGAATCGTGGTTCATGTTCGCCGGTCAGATGCACTTTTCTTGCAATCGCGCCGACGGTTACAGGATTGTCGCCGGAGATGATGCGGCAACGCACGCCTTGCTCACGGAACCATGCAAGCGTTTCTTCGGCGTCGGCGCGAATATGCTCGGAACAGCACACCAATGCGACAGGGCACGATGCCGGATTGAGTTTTGGATCGGTTTCGTAATCGTCGGGCGCTGCACCGTCGATTCGCGCGACCAGCAGCACACGGTTACCGTCGTTGGCGAGATCATTGACTTGCTTGAGTATGTCGGCATGGTCGCCGTTGATTTGGGAAAGAATGACTTCCGGCGCACCCATCGTCCATACAGCATTGCCGTCATAGATCGAACTCCACTTGCGAGCCGACGAGAACGGTACTCGTGCCTCGACAGTGCCGTCCGCAAATCCCTGTTCCCGTAGTCTAGACAGAATCGCTTGCCCTGTACCGTTGGGCTGTCCTTCGTTCGATAGGTCGAATAGAGCCTGTCTGACGTCATGCTCATTCACGTTGCCGCACATAATGCAGGAGCTTCGAATATCCAGCAATTCCACGGCATCGAGTCGGATGGTGCCGTCGGTGACAGTACCGGTTTTGTCAAGGTTCAGGCAATCCACACGAGCAAGAGTCTCCACGGATTCCAGCTCCTGCACCAGCGTGTTCTTACGTGCCAAACGAATGGCTGCGAGCGCGAAATTCAGCGAGGTGAGCAGCACCAGGCCTTCAGGGATCATACCGACCACACCGGCCACTGCGGAAATGACCGCGGAACGCCATTCGCCGGTCGAAATGGCCACATTCCAGCCGCCAACAGTGCGTGCCTGCGACCAGATGAGCAGTACGCAGAGGGGCACCACCAGGAAGGTCATGAATTTCAGAATCGTGTTGATGCCCTTGTTTAGGTCGGATACTGTTTTCTTGTAGACCTTCGCCTGTGCAGTAAGTTTGGCCGCGTAACTGTGCTCTCCTACGGCGGTGACTTTCACTAATGCCAT from Bifidobacterium catenulatum PV20-2 encodes:
- a CDS encoding HAD-IC family P-type ATPase; translated protein: MSESRTMPPIEETGLTQGEVIALRESGLNNAVKASTSRSLVDIVRANVFTLFNGIIFVAMVMVLITGSWKDAVFGLIIIINTGIGICTELKAKRTLDKLSILVASDYLVHRDGKDVEVPHNDIVLGDLMWIRSGEQVPADAQIVHTWGLELDESMLTGESRTVRKGEGCDIFSGSTAISGMALVKVTAVGEHSYAAKLTAQAKVYKKTVSDLNKGINTILKFMTFLVVPLCVLLIWSQARTVGGWNVAISTGEWRSAVISAVAGVVGMIPEGLVLLTSLNFALAAIRLARKNTLVQELESVETLARVDCLNLDKTGTVTDGTIRLDAVELLDIRSSCIMCGNVNEHDVRQALFDLSNEGQPNGTGQAILSRLREQGFADGTVEARVPFSSARKWSSIYDGNAVWTMGAPEVILSQINGDHADILKQVNDLANDGNRVLLVARIDGAAPDDYETDPKLNPASCPVALVCCSEHIRADAEETLAWFREQGVRCRIISGDNPVTVGAIARKVHLTGEHEPRFMDARELPADITELAQVLENVDVLGRVLPDQKKAIVEALHAGEHVVAMTGDGVNDALAIKEADLGIAMGNAAPATKAVAQVVLVDSKFSHLPDVVARGRQVMANMERVASLFLVKTVYSALISLGVVLTQIPFPYLPRHITYVGGLTIGMPAFILALAPNTRRYIPGFLKRVLHFAVPCGVAVGLSILSTSWLLPIFMKWNVQDSGAQLAMLRGINAIILLMMGVFVLARVAKPLHSWRGILVLAFAAIGFGGMLVKPVANFFALVVPTGQMLAATTVAMVLSALVFLVCLRLVPKILSIVPYFKKTRQS
- the acnA gene encoding aconitate hydratase AcnA, encoding MSVRDDQLDTLKVDGKDYEYYRIADLPGIDHLPYSLKVLVENLVRNIDGANITDDHVKALLDWDPAAQPSHEIQFTPSRVVMQDFTGVPCIVDLATMRDAVKDLGGDPEAINPQVQSDMVIDHSVQIDKYGIADAVEQNMDIEYQRNGERYQFLRWGQQAFRNFRVVPPGTGIIHQVNIEYLAKVIMTKVEENGGKTLAYLDSCVGTDSHTTTVNGLGVLGWGVGGIEAEAAMLGQPISMLVPRVVGFKLTGSIPEGVTATDVVLTITDMLRQHGVVGKFVEFYGDGIASVPLANRATIGNMGPEFGSTCGIFPIDGVTLDYLRLTGRSEEQIALVEAYAKANKLWGDTTDPNYVEPQYSEYLELDLGTVVPSIAGPKRPQDRIKLSESKAKFAETLPAYETDKTVQEPVAVSTDFRGEFDITNGDVAIASITSCTNTSNPSVMIAAGLIARNAHAKGLKPKPWVKTSLAPGSQVVADYLKAAGLQDDLDALGYQLVGFGCATCIGNSGPLLPEISEAINANDLTVTSVLSGNRNFEGRISPDVKMNYLASPPLVIAYALAGTMDFDFETQPLGTDADGNDVYLKDIWPTNVEVAAVVDGTVSREMFLKDYASVFEGDRRWKGLDVPEGELFAWNEDSTYVRKQTFFDGMKATPDPVEDIHGARVLALLGDSVTTDHISPAGAFKASSPAGKYLTDRGVEPKNFNSYGSRRGNHEVMVRGTFGNIRLRNQLLASVGEEVTPGGFTYDFLDQKPTTIFEASRDYIEHDVPLVVLAGKEYGTGSSRDWAAKGTVMLGVKAVITESFERIHRSNLIGMGVLPLQFPAGESYESLGLDGTETYDIAGVEEFNNGIIPKTVHVTATHEDGSTTEFDAVVRIDTPGEADYYRNGGILQYVLRNLMK